A window from Mixophyes fleayi isolate aMixFle1 chromosome 12, aMixFle1.hap1, whole genome shotgun sequence encodes these proteins:
- the LOC142109107 gene encoding uncharacterized protein LOC142109107, which yields MDRIILWFVFLSLQNYVLSETSSERSIYVTEGGRVTLEVKAIWLNNKIRDVSWITADVIHFATTTPDGNVDIRESRYKGRLRSSNDASLTIINVTLEDQGLYRADIELSDGETHGQLYRIIFAKIPDNNVLTEASIPDPCSVSCRINGSDVILTCDITELYDPGICSCVTWTSDCSRCVLEESCREDGKTDRSRVGVILGVLILTVVLVVIALIMLGYKIKNMIPLGRSHTSKDQQFQEIMMKLVLLP from the exons ATGGACAGAATCATCCTCTGGTTCGTGTTCCTTTCCCTACAAAACT ATGTGTTATCCGAGACATCCAGTGAACGGAGCATATATGTAACAGAGGGAGGACGTGTGACTCTGGAAGTAAAAGCAATTTGGTTAAATAACAAAATCAGAGATGTCTCGTGGATCACAGCTGACGTTATCCATTTTGCTACAACAACACCGGACGGAAATGTGGATATACGAGAATCTCGTTATAAAGGAAGACTGCGCAGTTCTAACGATGCTTCGTTAACCATAATTAATGTAACGCTGGAAGACCAAGGACTGTACAGAGCTGATATAGAGTTATCCGATGGAGAAACGCATGGTCAGCTGTATCGAATAATTTTCG CCAAGATACCAGATAATAATGTACTCACTGAGGCCTCCATTCCGGATCCCTGCAGTGTGTCCTGCAGGATAAATGGATCAGATGTGATTCTCACCTGTGATATAACTGAGCTGTATGACCCAGGGATCTGCTCCTGTGTTACATGGACGTCAGACTGCAGCAGATGTGTCCTGGAGGAATCCTGCAGAGAAG ATGGCAAGACAGACAGGAGCCGTGTTGGGGTAATATTGGGGGTCTTGATCCTCACCGTGGTGCTGGTGGTAATTGCCCTGATCATGCTGGGATATAAGATA AAAAATATGATTCCACTAGGAAGATCACATACATCCAAAGATCAACAGTTTCAGGAAATAATGATGAAACTGGTACTGCTGCCTTAG